Proteins from one Ranitomeya variabilis isolate aRanVar5 chromosome 1, aRanVar5.hap1, whole genome shotgun sequence genomic window:
- the NR1I3 gene encoding nuclear receptor subfamily 1 group I member 3 isoform X2 — protein MSPAMNPEEQAASVIRAEWSPAMFLLYEEDSNSSCESLGASALSLKSPECEDNDPDAEEKLCAVCGDKANGYHFHVLTCEGCKGFFRRSMTKGLTFTCPFTRSCPVTKAKRRRCQACRLQKCLEVGMRRDMIMSEDALMARRELRLRKKQERLQRIQKVEEVGSLTEEQKQLIAILINAHQKHFDNSLENFVDYRPQPIIKVDWDNYDTQQSSSISPDSSPGGTEQNPTSQHVLGHAIGDNMTKLPHFADLSTYMIQQVIQFAKEIPVFKSLSIDDQISLLKGSTMEVSHLQFNTVFNLETKIWEFGRLKLSIEHGERTGFQRIFLEPLLKFHITLRKLKLHEAEYVLMQALALFSPDRPGVIEHSHIDKIQETMAMTLKCYIDYHHQLPGSRFLFAKLLSMLAELRTLNEENAKQMVHIQNVMEDAMTPLMKEIFS, from the exons ATGAATCCCGAGGAGCAGGCGGCATCCGTTATCCGGGCAGAGTGGAGCCCGGCCATGTTCCTGTTGTACGAGGAGGACAGTAACAGCAGCTGTGAATCCTTGGGGGCATCTGCTCTGAGCCTGAAGAGCCCCGAATgtgaggataatgaccctgacgctGAGGAGAAGCTGTGCGCCGTGTGCGGGGATAAGGCCAATGGCTACCACTTTCACGTCCTGACCTGTGAGGGCTGTAAGGGATTTTTCAG GCGGTCTATGACTAAAGGTTTGACCTTCACCTGCCCATTTACCCGCTCTTGCCCGGTCACAAAAGCCAAGCGGAGACGGTGCCAAGCCTGCCGCCTACAGAAATGCCTGGAGGTGGGCATGAGGAGAGACA TGATTATGTCGGAGGACGCCCTGATGGCGAGGCGTGAGCTGAGGCTGAGGAAGAAGCAGGAACGTCTGCAGAGGATACAGAAGGTGGAAGAGGTGGGATCCCTGACCGAGGAGCAGAAGCAACTGATAGCGATCCTGATCAATGCTCACCAGAAGCACTTTGACAACAGTCTGGAAAATTTTGTGGATTACAGG CCGCAGCCCATTATAAAGGTTGACTGGGACAACTATGATACGCAGCAGTCATCGTCCATCTCACCTGACTCTAGTCCGGGGGGCACGGAGCAGAATCCCACCTCACAGCACGTGCTCGGCCACGCCATCGGGGACAACATGACGAAGCTACCACATTTTGCAGATCTGAGCACTTACATGATTCAACAAGTTATCCAATTTGCTAAGGAGATCCCAGTCTTCAA ATCTTTATCTATAGACGATCAAATCTCGCTGCTGAAAGGATCCACCATGGAAGTCTCCCATCTTCAGTTTAACACCGTCTTCAATCTGGAGACCAAGATCTGGGAGTTCGGGCGCCTGAAACTGAGTATAGAGCATGGCGAGCGGA CTGGGTTCCAGCGCATATTTTTGGAGCCGTTACTGAAATTTCACATCACCCTCCGGAAATTAAAGCTTCATGAGGCTGAGTACGTCCTGATGCAGGCGCTGGCGCTCTTCTCCCCAG ACCGGCCAGGCGTCATCGAACACAGCCACATTGATAAGATCCAGGAGACCATGGCCATGACCCTGAAATGTTACATCGATTACCACCACCAGCTTCCGGGCAGCAG GTTCCTGTTTGCTAAGCTGCTGTCCATGTTGGCCGAGCTGCGCACCCTGAACGAGGAGAACGCCAAGCAGATGGTTCACATCCAGAACGtgatggaggacgccatgacgcCGCTGATGAAGGAGATATTCAGCTGA
- the TOMM40L gene encoding mitochondrial import receptor subunit TOM40B: MGNVLAVSPPGGSWWTRRRRAALPNPGSFDELHRSCKEVFPQQMEGMKLIINKTLSSHLQVSHQIHMSTIGLSSYHFNAKYIGDALAGASETFPLLTGDLDNAGSLNAQAACLLAERIRSKAVFQTHHSKFLTWQVDVEYRGDDCTGTLTLGNPDIINESVILVTHFLQSITPRLVLGGELVYHQRMAEEGAILTLAGKYSAQDWVATLNIGYGGAHASYYHRANEQIRLGVEFEANTRLQETSFAFGYHLDVPKANMVFKGTVDSSWCVGGVLEKRLPPLPLTLALGAFMNHWKNKFHCGFSILVG; this comes from the exons ATGGGCAACGTCCTGGCTGTGTCACCCCCCGGAGGTTCCTGGTGGACGAGGCGGAGACGAGCAGCGCTGCCCAACCCTGGGAGCTTCGACGAGCTGCACAGGAGCTGTAAAG AGGTTTTCCCACAGCAGATGGAGGGGATGAAGCTCATCATCAACAAGACCCTCAGCAGTCACCTCCAG GTCAGCCACCAGATACACATGAGCACCATCGGCCTCTCCAGTTATCACTTCAACGCCAAGTACATCGGAGACGCACTGGCCGGTGCTAGTGAG ACATTTCCACTGCTGACCGGAGACCTGGACAACGCGGGGAGCCTCAATGCCCAGGCGGCCTGTCTGCTTGCCGAACGCATCCGCTCCAAGGCTGTGTTCCAG ACACATCATTCCAAGTTCCTGACATGGCAGGTGGATGTGGAGTACAGGGGGGACGACTGTACAGGGACCCTGACCCTGGGGAATCCCGACATCATCAACGAATCAG TGATCCTGGTGACGCACTTCCTGCAGAGCATCACTCCCCGTCTGGTCCTTGGCGGAGAACTTGTTTATCACCAACGGATGGCGGAGGAAGGGGCCATCCTGACTTTAGCAGGAAAATACTCCG CCCAGGACTGGGTGGCGACTCTGAATATCGGGTATGGTGGAGCCCACGCCAGCTACTATCATAGAGCCAACGAGCAG ATCCGGCTCGGGGTGGAGTTTGAGGCGAACACTCGTCTGCAGGAGACGTCCTTTGCCTTTGGATATCACCTGGACGTCCCTAAGGCAAACATGGTATTTAAAGGGACGGTGGACAGTTCTTGGTGTGTGGGAGGGGTCCTGGAGAAGAGGCTGCCCCCTCTCCCCCTCACCTTGGCCCTTGGGGCTTTTATGAACCACTGGAAAAATAAATTTCATTGTGGGTTCAGCATCTTGGTGGGATGA
- the NR1I3 gene encoding nuclear receptor subfamily 1 group I member 3 isoform X3 — protein sequence MKMNPEEQAASVIRAEWSPAMFLLYEEDSNSSCESLGASALSLKSPECEDNDPDAEEKLCAVCGDKANGYHFHVLTCEGCKGFFRRSMTKGLTFTCPFTRSCPVTKAKRRRCQACRLQKCLEVGMRRDMIMSEDALMARRELRLRKKQERLQRIQKVEEVGSLTEEQKQLIAILINAHQKHFDNSLENFVDYRPQPIIKVDWDNYDTQQSSSISPDSSPGGTEQNPTSQHVLGHAIGDNMTKLPHFADLSTYMIQQVIQFAKEIPVFKSLSIDDQISLLKGSTMEVSHLQFNTVFNLETKIWEFGRLKLSIEHGERTGFQRIFLEPLLKFHITLRKLKLHEAEYVLMQALALFSPDRPGVIEHSHIDKIQETMAMTLKCYIDYHHQLPGSRFLFAKLLSMLAELRTLNEENAKQMVHIQNVMEDAMTPLMKEIFS from the exons ATGAATCCCGAGGAGCAGGCGGCATCCGTTATCCGGGCAGAGTGGAGCCCGGCCATGTTCCTGTTGTACGAGGAGGACAGTAACAGCAGCTGTGAATCCTTGGGGGCATCTGCTCTGAGCCTGAAGAGCCCCGAATgtgaggataatgaccctgacgctGAGGAGAAGCTGTGCGCCGTGTGCGGGGATAAGGCCAATGGCTACCACTTTCACGTCCTGACCTGTGAGGGCTGTAAGGGATTTTTCAG GCGGTCTATGACTAAAGGTTTGACCTTCACCTGCCCATTTACCCGCTCTTGCCCGGTCACAAAAGCCAAGCGGAGACGGTGCCAAGCCTGCCGCCTACAGAAATGCCTGGAGGTGGGCATGAGGAGAGACA TGATTATGTCGGAGGACGCCCTGATGGCGAGGCGTGAGCTGAGGCTGAGGAAGAAGCAGGAACGTCTGCAGAGGATACAGAAGGTGGAAGAGGTGGGATCCCTGACCGAGGAGCAGAAGCAACTGATAGCGATCCTGATCAATGCTCACCAGAAGCACTTTGACAACAGTCTGGAAAATTTTGTGGATTACAGG CCGCAGCCCATTATAAAGGTTGACTGGGACAACTATGATACGCAGCAGTCATCGTCCATCTCACCTGACTCTAGTCCGGGGGGCACGGAGCAGAATCCCACCTCACAGCACGTGCTCGGCCACGCCATCGGGGACAACATGACGAAGCTACCACATTTTGCAGATCTGAGCACTTACATGATTCAACAAGTTATCCAATTTGCTAAGGAGATCCCAGTCTTCAA ATCTTTATCTATAGACGATCAAATCTCGCTGCTGAAAGGATCCACCATGGAAGTCTCCCATCTTCAGTTTAACACCGTCTTCAATCTGGAGACCAAGATCTGGGAGTTCGGGCGCCTGAAACTGAGTATAGAGCATGGCGAGCGGA CTGGGTTCCAGCGCATATTTTTGGAGCCGTTACTGAAATTTCACATCACCCTCCGGAAATTAAAGCTTCATGAGGCTGAGTACGTCCTGATGCAGGCGCTGGCGCTCTTCTCCCCAG ACCGGCCAGGCGTCATCGAACACAGCCACATTGATAAGATCCAGGAGACCATGGCCATGACCCTGAAATGTTACATCGATTACCACCACCAGCTTCCGGGCAGCAG GTTCCTGTTTGCTAAGCTGCTGTCCATGTTGGCCGAGCTGCGCACCCTGAACGAGGAGAACGCCAAGCAGATGGTTCACATCCAGAACGtgatggaggacgccatgacgcCGCTGATGAAGGAGATATTCAGCTGA
- the NR1I3 gene encoding nuclear receptor subfamily 1 group I member 3 isoform X4, translating to MNPEEQAASVIRAEWSPAMFLLYEEDSNSSCESLGASALSLKSPECEDNDPDAEEKLCAVCGDKANGYHFHVLTCEGCKGFFRRSMTKGLTFTCPFTRSCPVTKAKRRRCQACRLQKCLEVGMRRDMIMSEDALMARRELRLRKKQERLQRIQKVEEVGSLTEEQKQLIAILINAHQKHFDNSLENFVDYRPQPIIKVDWDNYDTQQSSSISPDSSPGGTEQNPTSQHVLGHAIGDNMTKLPHFADLSTYMIQQVIQFAKEIPVFKSLSIDDQISLLKGSTMEVSHLQFNTVFNLETKIWEFGRLKLSIEHGERTGFQRIFLEPLLKFHITLRKLKLHEAEYVLMQALALFSPDRPGVIEHSHIDKIQETMAMTLKCYIDYHHQLPGSRFLFAKLLSMLAELRTLNEENAKQMVHIQNVMEDAMTPLMKEIFS from the exons ATGAATCCCGAGGAGCAGGCGGCATCCGTTATCCGGGCAGAGTGGAGCCCGGCCATGTTCCTGTTGTACGAGGAGGACAGTAACAGCAGCTGTGAATCCTTGGGGGCATCTGCTCTGAGCCTGAAGAGCCCCGAATgtgaggataatgaccctgacgctGAGGAGAAGCTGTGCGCCGTGTGCGGGGATAAGGCCAATGGCTACCACTTTCACGTCCTGACCTGTGAGGGCTGTAAGGGATTTTTCAG GCGGTCTATGACTAAAGGTTTGACCTTCACCTGCCCATTTACCCGCTCTTGCCCGGTCACAAAAGCCAAGCGGAGACGGTGCCAAGCCTGCCGCCTACAGAAATGCCTGGAGGTGGGCATGAGGAGAGACA TGATTATGTCGGAGGACGCCCTGATGGCGAGGCGTGAGCTGAGGCTGAGGAAGAAGCAGGAACGTCTGCAGAGGATACAGAAGGTGGAAGAGGTGGGATCCCTGACCGAGGAGCAGAAGCAACTGATAGCGATCCTGATCAATGCTCACCAGAAGCACTTTGACAACAGTCTGGAAAATTTTGTGGATTACAGG CCGCAGCCCATTATAAAGGTTGACTGGGACAACTATGATACGCAGCAGTCATCGTCCATCTCACCTGACTCTAGTCCGGGGGGCACGGAGCAGAATCCCACCTCACAGCACGTGCTCGGCCACGCCATCGGGGACAACATGACGAAGCTACCACATTTTGCAGATCTGAGCACTTACATGATTCAACAAGTTATCCAATTTGCTAAGGAGATCCCAGTCTTCAA ATCTTTATCTATAGACGATCAAATCTCGCTGCTGAAAGGATCCACCATGGAAGTCTCCCATCTTCAGTTTAACACCGTCTTCAATCTGGAGACCAAGATCTGGGAGTTCGGGCGCCTGAAACTGAGTATAGAGCATGGCGAGCGGA CTGGGTTCCAGCGCATATTTTTGGAGCCGTTACTGAAATTTCACATCACCCTCCGGAAATTAAAGCTTCATGAGGCTGAGTACGTCCTGATGCAGGCGCTGGCGCTCTTCTCCCCAG ACCGGCCAGGCGTCATCGAACACAGCCACATTGATAAGATCCAGGAGACCATGGCCATGACCCTGAAATGTTACATCGATTACCACCACCAGCTTCCGGGCAGCAG GTTCCTGTTTGCTAAGCTGCTGTCCATGTTGGCCGAGCTGCGCACCCTGAACGAGGAGAACGCCAAGCAGATGGTTCACATCCAGAACGtgatggaggacgccatgacgcCGCTGATGAAGGAGATATTCAGCTGA
- the NR1I3 gene encoding nuclear receptor subfamily 1 group I member 3 isoform X1, producing MKIKSKDKGLHLETSLMNPEEQAASVIRAEWSPAMFLLYEEDSNSSCESLGASALSLKSPECEDNDPDAEEKLCAVCGDKANGYHFHVLTCEGCKGFFRRSMTKGLTFTCPFTRSCPVTKAKRRRCQACRLQKCLEVGMRRDMIMSEDALMARRELRLRKKQERLQRIQKVEEVGSLTEEQKQLIAILINAHQKHFDNSLENFVDYRPQPIIKVDWDNYDTQQSSSISPDSSPGGTEQNPTSQHVLGHAIGDNMTKLPHFADLSTYMIQQVIQFAKEIPVFKSLSIDDQISLLKGSTMEVSHLQFNTVFNLETKIWEFGRLKLSIEHGERTGFQRIFLEPLLKFHITLRKLKLHEAEYVLMQALALFSPDRPGVIEHSHIDKIQETMAMTLKCYIDYHHQLPGSRFLFAKLLSMLAELRTLNEENAKQMVHIQNVMEDAMTPLMKEIFS from the exons ATGAATCCCGAGGAGCAGGCGGCATCCGTTATCCGGGCAGAGTGGAGCCCGGCCATGTTCCTGTTGTACGAGGAGGACAGTAACAGCAGCTGTGAATCCTTGGGGGCATCTGCTCTGAGCCTGAAGAGCCCCGAATgtgaggataatgaccctgacgctGAGGAGAAGCTGTGCGCCGTGTGCGGGGATAAGGCCAATGGCTACCACTTTCACGTCCTGACCTGTGAGGGCTGTAAGGGATTTTTCAG GCGGTCTATGACTAAAGGTTTGACCTTCACCTGCCCATTTACCCGCTCTTGCCCGGTCACAAAAGCCAAGCGGAGACGGTGCCAAGCCTGCCGCCTACAGAAATGCCTGGAGGTGGGCATGAGGAGAGACA TGATTATGTCGGAGGACGCCCTGATGGCGAGGCGTGAGCTGAGGCTGAGGAAGAAGCAGGAACGTCTGCAGAGGATACAGAAGGTGGAAGAGGTGGGATCCCTGACCGAGGAGCAGAAGCAACTGATAGCGATCCTGATCAATGCTCACCAGAAGCACTTTGACAACAGTCTGGAAAATTTTGTGGATTACAGG CCGCAGCCCATTATAAAGGTTGACTGGGACAACTATGATACGCAGCAGTCATCGTCCATCTCACCTGACTCTAGTCCGGGGGGCACGGAGCAGAATCCCACCTCACAGCACGTGCTCGGCCACGCCATCGGGGACAACATGACGAAGCTACCACATTTTGCAGATCTGAGCACTTACATGATTCAACAAGTTATCCAATTTGCTAAGGAGATCCCAGTCTTCAA ATCTTTATCTATAGACGATCAAATCTCGCTGCTGAAAGGATCCACCATGGAAGTCTCCCATCTTCAGTTTAACACCGTCTTCAATCTGGAGACCAAGATCTGGGAGTTCGGGCGCCTGAAACTGAGTATAGAGCATGGCGAGCGGA CTGGGTTCCAGCGCATATTTTTGGAGCCGTTACTGAAATTTCACATCACCCTCCGGAAATTAAAGCTTCATGAGGCTGAGTACGTCCTGATGCAGGCGCTGGCGCTCTTCTCCCCAG ACCGGCCAGGCGTCATCGAACACAGCCACATTGATAAGATCCAGGAGACCATGGCCATGACCCTGAAATGTTACATCGATTACCACCACCAGCTTCCGGGCAGCAG GTTCCTGTTTGCTAAGCTGCTGTCCATGTTGGCCGAGCTGCGCACCCTGAACGAGGAGAACGCCAAGCAGATGGTTCACATCCAGAACGtgatggaggacgccatgacgcCGCTGATGAAGGAGATATTCAGCTGA